In Rhodamnia argentea isolate NSW1041297 chromosome 1, ASM2092103v1, whole genome shotgun sequence, the genomic window AGGTTAAATTTGATCTAATCTGCAGAAAAAGTGACATGAAGACGGTATTACTAATTCGAACAGAATGCTCTTACAATACACGGTCTTCAACttgatctctttctctctccgtCTTAATCTCCTTTCTTTGGTGTACCTCAAACCTTTGTATGCACTTTTACCTTTCGTTCCTACCTGTGGGCTAGTCCCACTGATCTTTAGGACTTGTTCCTAGTTTATCATTCATAAAAGAAAACCTGAGCGCCCATCTAATTTGACTTAGCCAATACATACAGCTAAGCTCATAAAAAAGAACCCATACAGCTAGCATAGCACCTgcaaacttttttgttttcacaTTTACTTAATAACCAAATACTTTGTGCTCACATCTGCCAAACTGTTGATTTTGGTACATAGATTCGATCCACTACATCCATAACATTTTGAAACATGGCGAAATCATTGACTGAAATTCGAACCCGATTAACACTACTAACTCCGTAAAATACCGTCCTTGCAATTTCAATGCTCATTGACTCAGCTTGACACATTGATACCTAATCCGATCCCTTGACACCCCAACTAGTATAGCATCAGCTTTATTCCAACCTCAGTGAAAGGCATAAGGATACCTTAAGTATCAATATAtgtgtacgacactcactttgatgccattatttatttttattatttttaaatgtcaaatgccaaattggaggaaaaacgatcactttagtgccaatagcGATAAATTCTGATGACCTCACCgtagttgacacttaaataatgatttttttttttttttaaaaaaggcacttaaagtgatccaaaaaatgatcactttagtgctaaatcaaagaaaaaacgatcattttagtgtcaatacAAGAAATTCTGGCGATCTTGccaaagttggcacttaaataatcatttttcaataaaattgacacttaagtgatccaaaaaaatatattaacacCAAAGTAAACAtcgtacacaaattttaatacttaAGGTGTACTTTTGCCTTCAAAGAAATGGGTGagtaaaatagaaaatgataaaagaacTAGCTAGTATTAATAAACAATGTGAAGTGGCCTTATTATTTGAAGCAATTTGCAAACATGCCCTTCCCAATCATACAAGGAACATCACTTACTTCACTTTCCCTGCAAGCATAAAGGCTTTATAGACCACATTCCTCGCCAGCTTCGTCCCACCCCAAGCCCTCTCAAATTCCCTAACAGCCCCCGCACTCAACAACTCCACTCCCTGTTCTTTCGCCGTCGTCACCGCGGACCACGACCTCAAGATCCCCAGGACTCCCTCAAAAGAAACCTCCTTTGGTATGTCGAGCGCCACCGGGTTCCCCTCGGATCCCAAACCGACACTCTCGAAAGGGAACGGCAACGTCTTGTACTGGTCGAACAAGTACCTGATGTTAGGATTCCAATACGGAAGCGTCGCGTCAAGGAATTTTTCCAGTATCGGGTCGAAGGTAGGGCCGACTTGGATGGCTTGATATCCCCAAGCCGCAATCACACCTCCCGGCTTGCGAAGGGCACGGTTCACGAGGGAGTAGAATTTGGGGAGGTCTAACCAATGTATGGCTTGAGCCACAGTGATTAGGTCAATAGAGTTCTCACCACCAATCATGGCTAACAATTCATCATCAGAGGTGGATGGCGGAGTGTGAATGTACCGAACCCGGGAATGCGGGATGGCAAAATTTAGCTGCGACTCGCTCACGTCCGTGGCAATCACTTGCTGATAATGTTCCGCGACCTACATTTGGCAAGGAAAATGAAGTAAAGGGAACTCATTGCTAAGGA contains:
- the LOC115725972 gene encoding putative methyltransferase DDB_G0268948, which translates into the protein MAGLFDKQAEIYADARPTYPREWYQKLAALTPRQALAWDVGTGNGQAALGVAEHYQQVIATDVSESQLNFAIPHSRVRYIHTPPSTSDDELLAMIGGENSIDLITVAQAIHWLDLPKFYSLVNRALRKPGGVIAAWGYQAIQVGPTFDPILEKFLDATLPYWNPNIRYLFDQYKTLPFPFESVGLGSEGNPVALDIPKEVSFEGVLGILRSWSAVTTAKEQGVELLSAGAVREFERAWGGTKLARNVVYKAFMLAGKVK